A region of Paraburkholderia sp. BL23I1N1 DNA encodes the following proteins:
- a CDS encoding lytic transglycosylase domain-containing protein: protein MAHAEDDCFNQAAAYQGVNPWVLRAVAWYESKGDPTAIHQNANGSIDVGQLQINSIHFGDLAREGVPHRALTDPCVNVYVAAWLLKQKMVKHGNTWRAIGAYHSESPKQRDAYARSIQQVLAAWGQFPPAPPPLVASR from the coding sequence ATGGCCCACGCGGAAGACGATTGCTTCAATCAGGCCGCAGCCTACCAGGGCGTCAATCCGTGGGTATTGCGCGCCGTCGCGTGGTACGAATCGAAGGGCGACCCGACCGCGATCCATCAGAACGCGAACGGTTCGATCGACGTCGGCCAGTTGCAGATCAATTCGATTCATTTCGGCGATCTCGCACGAGAGGGCGTGCCACATCGGGCTTTGACCGATCCGTGCGTGAACGTCTATGTGGCCGCCTGGCTGCTGAAGCAGAAGATGGTCAAACATGGCAACACCTGGCGCGCCATCGGCGCATACCACTCGGAATCGCCGAAGCAGCGCGATGCCTATGCAAGAAGCATCCAGCAAGTGCTGGCCGCATGGGGACAGTTTCCGCCCGCCCCCCCGCCGCTGGTGGCTAGCCGCTAG
- a CDS encoding GntR family transcriptional regulator — protein MPTKNLHANASSLSSDTALAAPRTRRRVSMQAGARVELPDLTASVSFDSHEPIGKQIFRALREAIFAGQMVPGTPLSEKEVSDMFQVSRQPVREAFIKLVEAGVLQVLPQRGTFVKRISPRQVREGRFIREAIETAVVRKAAVSISDEQLQALADNLRDQKIAAKSNDTAAFLALDEAFHYAIAQAIDCTAAWETIQDIKAQMDRVRYLSLPDVSPLDLLIRQHAKILAGLRAHDPSAAEEAMRNHLREILVSLGPIAERNPAWFDADEPERVPLST, from the coding sequence ATGCCGACCAAGAACCTCCACGCCAACGCGTCTTCTCTCTCCTCCGATACCGCACTCGCCGCGCCTCGCACACGGCGCCGCGTGAGCATGCAGGCCGGCGCGCGCGTCGAACTTCCGGATCTGACGGCTAGCGTCTCGTTCGACTCGCACGAGCCGATCGGCAAACAGATTTTCCGTGCGCTGCGCGAGGCGATTTTCGCCGGTCAGATGGTGCCGGGCACGCCGCTCTCGGAGAAGGAAGTGTCCGACATGTTTCAGGTGTCGCGGCAGCCGGTGCGGGAGGCGTTCATCAAGTTGGTCGAAGCGGGCGTGCTTCAGGTATTGCCGCAACGTGGCACCTTCGTGAAGCGCATTTCGCCGCGCCAGGTGCGGGAAGGGCGCTTCATTCGCGAAGCGATCGAGACCGCGGTGGTGCGCAAGGCCGCCGTGTCGATCTCCGACGAGCAATTGCAGGCACTCGCCGACAATCTTCGCGATCAGAAGATCGCGGCGAAATCGAACGACACCGCTGCTTTCCTCGCGCTCGACGAGGCGTTTCATTACGCGATTGCCCAGGCGATCGATTGCACGGCGGCGTGGGAGACGATTCAGGACATCAAGGCGCAGATGGATCGGGTGCGCTATCTGAGCCTGCCTGACGTATCGCCGCTCGATCTGCTGATCAGACAGCACGCGAAGATTCTGGCCGGCCTTCGCGCGCACGACCCGAGTGCCGCTGAAGAGGCGATGCGCAACCACCTGCGCGAGATTCTGGTGTCGCTCGGTCCGATTGCCGAGCGCAATCCAGCGTGGTTCGATGCGGACGAGCCGGAGCGCGTGCCGCTTTCGACTTAA
- a CDS encoding MFS transporter, with translation MNPARPQAAAPASTAMLRRVAFASTIGTAAEYYDFFVYGTAAVLVFGQKFFPSTDPLIGTLAAFATYAVGFLARPLGGIVFGHFGDRVGRKKALIVTILIVGLGTFAIGLLPDYQSIGIWAPIALIVIRVLQGFGVGGEQAGAVLLTAEYAPPARRGFFASLVQLGAPAGFLIPSGLFALLSATLTQAQLLDWGWRIPFLASALLVAVGLYIRLRTEESPIFATIQQTKAVASRPVVEVVRQFGPTILKGVGAKLIEACAFAMYTMIVLAYGKAHGIAQSMLLETVIVAVALELVTIPLAGALSDRIGRRPTSIAGALLHVALVVPFFMAIDSGNRAAIQLVMILAISVGHSLCYAPQAALFPELFPARVRCSGIALIWQIGSLLGSGVLGLLAVKLIQVTHGNSLALILYVAVLGVVSAVSLFALPETAPKRRGGDLHDWSGGEPVEAHTSAHAFPSPSSSSVAQH, from the coding sequence CCCAGCACGTCCGCAAGCCGCCGCGCCGGCCAGCACCGCCATGCTGCGCCGTGTGGCCTTCGCCTCGACCATCGGCACCGCGGCCGAGTACTACGACTTCTTCGTTTACGGCACGGCCGCCGTGCTGGTGTTCGGCCAGAAATTCTTTCCCTCCACCGACCCGCTGATCGGCACACTCGCCGCCTTCGCCACCTATGCGGTTGGTTTTCTGGCGCGGCCGCTGGGCGGCATCGTGTTCGGCCATTTCGGCGATCGCGTCGGCCGCAAGAAGGCGCTGATCGTGACGATCCTGATCGTCGGTTTGGGGACGTTCGCGATCGGCTTGTTGCCGGACTATCAGTCAATCGGCATCTGGGCGCCCATCGCGCTGATCGTGATCCGCGTGCTGCAAGGCTTCGGTGTGGGCGGCGAGCAGGCGGGCGCCGTACTGCTCACCGCTGAATACGCTCCGCCTGCGCGGCGTGGCTTCTTTGCGAGCCTCGTGCAACTGGGCGCACCGGCCGGTTTCCTGATTCCTTCGGGGCTGTTCGCGTTGCTCAGCGCGACGTTGACACAGGCGCAACTGCTCGACTGGGGCTGGCGCATTCCGTTTCTCGCCAGCGCGCTGCTGGTCGCGGTCGGCCTGTATATCCGCTTGCGCACCGAAGAGTCGCCGATCTTTGCGACGATCCAGCAGACCAAGGCAGTCGCTTCGCGCCCGGTGGTGGAAGTGGTGCGACAGTTCGGCCCGACGATCCTCAAAGGCGTCGGCGCCAAATTGATCGAGGCTTGCGCCTTTGCGATGTACACGATGATCGTGCTGGCCTACGGCAAAGCGCACGGCATCGCGCAAAGCATGCTGCTCGAAACGGTGATCGTCGCGGTCGCGCTCGAGCTTGTGACGATTCCCCTCGCTGGCGCGTTGTCCGATCGCATCGGGCGGCGGCCAACCTCCATTGCGGGCGCGTTATTGCACGTGGCGCTGGTGGTGCCGTTCTTCATGGCGATCGATAGCGGCAATCGCGCGGCGATCCAGCTCGTGATGATTCTCGCCATTAGTGTGGGCCACAGTCTTTGTTATGCACCGCAAGCGGCGCTGTTCCCCGAACTGTTCCCGGCGCGCGTGCGTTGCAGTGGTATCGCGCTGATCTGGCAAATCGGCTCGTTGCTCGGCAGCGGCGTGCTCGGGCTGCTGGCCGTCAAACTGATTCAGGTCACGCATGGCAATTCGCTCGCGTTGATCCTCTACGTGGCAGTGCTCGGCGTGGTGTCGGCTGTCTCGCTCTTTGCATTGCCGGAAACCGCGCCTAAGCGCCGTGGCGGCGATCTCCATGACTGGAGCGGCGGCGAGCCGGTAGAGGCGCACACCTCAGCGCACGCGTTTCCGTCCCCATCTTCGTCTTCTGTTGCGCAGCACTGA
- the phnL gene encoding phosphonate C-P lyase system protein PhnL translates to MRSIETSKESHAAERAFSENIALMLRAAGIGKTFTLHGQGGVQIEALAGVSLDVERGECVVLVGPSGAGKSTLLRCLYGNYLASTGSIAIRDTVADNEPPVSITGAEPHDVLRLRRGVVGYVSQFLRVIPRVPTLTLVAEPLLSRGVAEDQALARASALLARLNVPERLWSLAPATFSGGEQQRVNIARGLIAEHPVLLLDEPTASLDAENRDVVADLVVEARERGAAIVGIFHDEDTRNKVATRRLELQPPLRPLLRPPLRH, encoded by the coding sequence ATGCGATCCATTGAAACAAGCAAGGAATCACACGCCGCTGAACGCGCGTTCAGCGAGAACATCGCACTGATGCTGCGCGCGGCCGGCATTGGCAAGACCTTCACGCTGCACGGCCAGGGCGGCGTGCAGATCGAAGCGCTCGCGGGCGTGTCGCTCGACGTCGAACGCGGCGAGTGTGTCGTGCTGGTCGGGCCGTCAGGCGCGGGAAAAAGTACGCTGCTGCGCTGTTTGTACGGTAATTACCTCGCCAGCACGGGCTCGATTGCGATTCGCGACACCGTGGCGGACAACGAGCCGCCGGTGTCGATCACCGGCGCGGAGCCGCATGACGTGCTGCGTCTGCGCCGCGGCGTGGTCGGCTACGTCAGCCAGTTTCTGCGCGTGATTCCGCGTGTGCCGACGCTTACGCTCGTCGCCGAACCGCTGCTGTCGCGCGGCGTGGCGGAAGACCAAGCCCTTGCGCGCGCTTCAGCCCTGCTGGCGAGGTTGAACGTGCCCGAGCGGCTGTGGTCGCTCGCGCCCGCCACCTTCTCCGGCGGCGAACAGCAACGCGTGAACATTGCCCGCGGCTTGATCGCGGAGCACCCGGTACTGCTGCTCGACGAACCCACGGCCTCGCTCGACGCCGAGAACCGCGACGTGGTCGCCGATCTGGTCGTCGAAGCACGCGAGCGAGGCGCTGCGATCGTCGGCATCTTTCACGACGAAGATACCCGCAACAAGGTGGCCACACGCCGCCTCGAACTCCAGCCGCCGCTACGCCCGCTGTTACGTCCGCCGTTACGCCACTAA
- a CDS encoding L-idonate 5-dehydrogenase yields MLAAVLHEPKLIRIDEVDPPEPGPGQVRVRVRAGGICGSDLSYYFKGRSGDFAVREPFVLGHEVAGEIDSLGEGVSAEHRLMPGQRVAVNPGLACGTCRFCIVGMPNHCLNMRFMGSASTFPHTQGMFRQYIVVAARQCVPVADGVDFAQASMAEPLAVALHAVKQAGSLVGASVLLVGCGPIGCILLSVVRRAGAHRVVALDLSDRALQVAQQLGADQTVNAADSAVIDQWSAQRGTFDVVIEASGSPAGLDTALRAARAGGTVIQVGNLPAGQSPVAANLVMSKELRYQGSFRFTDEYAVAADEIASGKVDLRPLMTHAFAMNEANRAFEVALDRSQSMKVHLTFD; encoded by the coding sequence ATGCTTGCAGCCGTGCTTCACGAACCCAAACTGATCCGCATCGACGAAGTCGATCCGCCCGAACCCGGTCCGGGCCAGGTGCGTGTGCGCGTGCGCGCCGGCGGCATTTGCGGTTCCGATCTGTCGTACTACTTCAAAGGCCGGAGCGGCGATTTCGCGGTGCGCGAGCCGTTCGTACTCGGCCATGAAGTGGCCGGCGAGATCGATTCGCTCGGCGAAGGCGTGAGCGCGGAGCATCGCCTGATGCCGGGGCAGCGCGTGGCTGTGAATCCAGGGCTCGCCTGCGGGACGTGCCGTTTTTGCATCGTCGGGATGCCGAATCATTGCTTGAATATGCGCTTCATGGGCAGTGCATCGACGTTCCCGCACACGCAGGGCATGTTCCGTCAGTACATCGTCGTTGCCGCGCGGCAATGTGTTCCGGTGGCGGACGGCGTCGATTTTGCGCAGGCGTCGATGGCCGAGCCACTCGCCGTCGCGTTGCATGCGGTGAAGCAGGCCGGCTCGCTCGTCGGTGCGAGTGTGTTGCTGGTGGGATGCGGGCCGATCGGCTGCATTCTGCTGAGCGTGGTGCGCCGCGCCGGTGCTCATCGGGTGGTTGCGTTGGATCTCTCGGATCGCGCGTTGCAGGTCGCGCAGCAACTTGGCGCGGATCAGACCGTGAACGCCGCGGATAGTGCCGTGATCGATCAATGGTCCGCACAACGCGGCACGTTCGACGTGGTCATCGAGGCATCGGGCAGTCCCGCCGGCCTCGATACGGCGCTGCGTGCGGCGCGCGCGGGCGGCACGGTGATTCAGGTGGGCAATCTGCCGGCCGGCCAATCGCCGGTGGCGGCGAACCTGGTGATGTCGAAAGAACTCCGCTATCAAGGCTCGTTCCGCTTCACGGATGAATACGCCGTCGCCGCCGATGAAATCGCCTCCGGCAAGGTCGACCTGCGGCCGCTGATGACGCATGCGTTTGCGATGAACGAAGCGAACCGTGCATTCGAGGTGGCGCTCGACCGCTCGCAGTCGATGAAGGTGCATCTGACCTTCGACTGA
- a CDS encoding MFS transporter: MIKSQRWFVVALLFLAGVINYLDRAALSIAAPLIQKDLNFSHAQMGVVFSSFFIGYALFNFVGGVLSDKVGAKRVFGTAMGVWSIFCGATALATGIGSLIVLRVLFGMGEGPFSSSNSKMVNNWFPRKEVASAIGVISSGTPLGGALAGPVVGFMAVQFGWRWAFVAIMLLGLLWLVFWAATTTEHPHENSRVTPDEIELIRAGQADEQAIAHSADGERLGLRHFLRKPIILATAFAFFSYNYVLFFFLSWFPTYLTEAHHLSLRDMSFATVIPWLLGSIGLAAGGFISDFILRLTGKPLLSRKLVLGSCLGAAAVCVALAGRVASTQSAVALMSVSIFFLYVTGAVYWAVIQDTVPREHVGGVGGFVHLLANLAGVIGPAVTGFIVEATHGNYTSAFVLAGAIAVLGAVCSLVWIREPRVGALKMKRAW, from the coding sequence ATGATCAAGAGTCAACGCTGGTTTGTGGTCGCGCTGCTGTTTCTGGCCGGCGTCATCAACTACCTCGACCGCGCGGCGCTGTCGATTGCCGCACCGTTGATCCAGAAAGACCTGAACTTCTCGCATGCGCAGATGGGCGTCGTGTTCAGCAGTTTTTTCATCGGCTATGCGCTGTTCAATTTTGTCGGCGGCGTGCTGTCGGACAAGGTCGGTGCGAAACGCGTATTCGGCACCGCGATGGGCGTGTGGTCGATATTCTGCGGCGCGACCGCGCTGGCAACCGGCATCGGTTCGCTGATCGTGCTGCGCGTGTTGTTCGGCATGGGCGAAGGTCCGTTCAGCTCGTCGAACAGCAAGATGGTCAACAACTGGTTCCCGCGCAAGGAAGTCGCGAGCGCGATTGGCGTGATCAGTTCGGGTACACCGCTCGGCGGCGCGCTGGCGGGCCCGGTGGTCGGCTTCATGGCGGTGCAGTTCGGCTGGCGCTGGGCCTTTGTCGCGATCATGCTGCTGGGACTCTTGTGGCTCGTCTTCTGGGCGGCAACGACGACCGAACACCCGCACGAAAATTCGCGCGTCACGCCTGACGAGATCGAACTCATCCGCGCGGGCCAGGCGGATGAACAGGCGATCGCGCATTCCGCCGACGGCGAGCGGCTCGGCCTGCGGCACTTCCTGCGCAAGCCGATCATTCTGGCGACCGCCTTCGCGTTCTTCTCATACAACTATGTGCTGTTTTTCTTCCTGTCGTGGTTCCCGACCTATCTGACCGAAGCGCATCACCTGAGTCTGCGCGATATGAGTTTCGCCACGGTGATTCCGTGGTTGCTCGGCAGTATCGGCCTCGCGGCAGGTGGTTTCATTTCGGACTTCATCTTGCGCTTGACCGGCAAGCCGCTGCTGTCGCGCAAGCTCGTGCTGGGTAGTTGCCTGGGTGCGGCGGCGGTGTGCGTGGCATTGGCCGGGCGCGTCGCCAGTACGCAGAGTGCGGTCGCCCTGATGTCGGTGTCGATCTTCTTTCTGTACGTGACGGGCGCGGTGTATTGGGCCGTGATTCAGGACACCGTGCCGCGCGAACACGTTGGCGGCGTAGGCGGCTTTGTGCACTTGCTGGCGAATCTGGCCGGCGTGATCGGACCGGCGGTGACCGGCTTTATCGTCGAGGCGACGCACGGTAACTACACCAGCGCATTCGTGCTGGCGGGTGCGATTGCCGTGCTCGGCGCGGTGTGTTCGCTGGTGTGGATTCGCGAGCCGCGCGTGGGTGCGTTGAAGATGAAACGTGCATGGTAG
- a CDS encoding alpha-D-ribose 1-methylphosphonate 5-phosphate C-P-lyase PhnJ — MNAPDTSLTTASYDSAADGYNFAYLDEQTKRMLRRALLKAVAVPGYQVPFGSREMPLPYGWGTGGIQVTSAIIGKNDTLKVIDQGSDETTNAVNIRRFFARTTGVATTRRTTEATIVQTRHRIPEAPLTDKQILVYQVPMPEPLYKLEPRATECKKLHALADYGLISVKLYEDIVHHGSIATTYDYPVMVNHRYLSSPSPIPKFDNPKMHMNPALQLFGAGRERRIYAIPPYTAVRSLDFDDHPFEVQKWQHACALCGSTESFLDEMIVDDAGKRMFVCSDSDYCHERRGDQDLELPSYEARKGETA; from the coding sequence ATGAACGCGCCAGACACCTCCCTCACCACCGCTTCGTACGATAGCGCGGCGGACGGCTACAACTTCGCCTACCTCGACGAACAGACCAAGCGCATGCTGCGCCGCGCGTTGCTCAAGGCGGTTGCCGTGCCGGGCTATCAGGTGCCGTTCGGCTCGCGGGAAATGCCCTTGCCGTACGGTTGGGGCACCGGCGGCATTCAGGTCACCTCGGCGATCATCGGCAAGAACGATACGTTGAAGGTCATCGATCAGGGCTCCGACGAAACCACCAACGCGGTCAACATCCGCCGCTTCTTCGCGCGCACCACGGGCGTGGCGACCACGCGCCGCACGACTGAGGCGACGATCGTCCAGACACGTCACCGGATTCCCGAAGCGCCGCTCACCGACAAGCAGATTCTGGTCTATCAGGTGCCGATGCCCGAACCGCTCTACAAGCTGGAACCGCGCGCCACCGAATGCAAGAAGCTGCATGCCCTGGCCGACTACGGGTTGATCAGCGTGAAGCTGTACGAGGACATCGTCCATCACGGCAGCATCGCCACCACGTACGACTACCCGGTGATGGTCAATCACCGCTATCTGAGCTCGCCGTCGCCGATTCCGAAGTTCGACAACCCGAAAATGCATATGAACCCGGCGCTGCAATTGTTCGGCGCCGGCCGCGAGCGGCGCATTTACGCCATCCCGCCGTACACCGCCGTGCGTAGTCTCGACTTCGACGATCACCCGTTCGAAGTGCAGAAGTGGCAGCACGCGTGCGCACTGTGCGGATCGACGGAAAGCTTCCTCGACGAAATGATCGTCGACGACGCCGGCAAGCGCATGTTCGTGTGCTCGGATAGCGACTACTGCCATGAACGTCGCGGCGATCAGGACCTCGAACTGCCTTCATACGAAGCGCGCAAAGGAGAAACCGCATGA
- a CDS encoding glycosyltransferase, which translates to MSCIICAYNEAPRIGTVLTVACAHPLLGEIIVVDDGSTDGTAEIVESFASVRLIRCAENRGKSAAMATGIAAATGELLMLLDADLKGLTAEYISALALPVLQGKAQVSLSLRQNSLMAFRAIGLDFVSGERVVRKALLSEVLLEVHGLPRFGVEVFMNRRIIERRLPIAVTHWPHVTQARKTEKLGYWKGLRAEWRMIADLFKAVYPLALISQTFQLLHLRIDDGPRASFAARMRKVPDSPR; encoded by the coding sequence ATGTCTTGCATCATCTGCGCCTATAACGAAGCGCCGCGCATCGGCACGGTGCTCACCGTGGCCTGTGCCCACCCTTTGCTTGGCGAGATCATCGTGGTGGACGACGGTTCGACCGACGGCACCGCTGAAATAGTCGAAAGCTTCGCGTCCGTGCGGCTGATTCGATGCGCGGAAAACCGTGGCAAAAGCGCTGCTATGGCGACCGGCATCGCCGCGGCAACGGGCGAATTGCTCATGCTGCTCGACGCCGATCTGAAAGGCTTGACCGCCGAGTACATCAGCGCGCTCGCCCTTCCTGTTTTGCAAGGTAAGGCGCAAGTCAGCTTGAGCCTGCGCCAGAACAGCTTGATGGCGTTTCGCGCCATCGGCCTCGATTTCGTCTCCGGCGAAAGGGTCGTCAGAAAAGCGCTGCTGAGCGAAGTTTTGCTGGAGGTTCACGGCTTGCCGCGCTTCGGCGTTGAAGTGTTCATGAACCGCCGCATCATCGAACGCCGCCTGCCTATCGCGGTCACTCACTGGCCGCACGTCACGCAGGCGCGCAAAACCGAAAAGCTCGGCTATTGGAAAGGCTTGCGCGCGGAATGGCGCATGATCGCGGACCTCTTCAAGGCTGTTTATCCGCTTGCGCTGATTTCACAGACCTTTCAATTGCTTCACTTACGCATCGACGACGGACCGCGAGCGAGTTTTGCGGCACGCATGCGAAAAGTGCCGGATAGTCCACGCTGA
- a CDS encoding alpha-D-ribose 1-methylphosphonate 5-triphosphate diphosphatase: MLIRNARIVTRDEVFTGVIRIEDGVIRDVERGTTSAREAEDWDGDYLLPGLIELHTDNLEKHLAPRPGVLWNTDAAFVIHDAQVAAAGITTVFDALAIGSRTNVGLRGRDLQTQCAESLTRFSERKLLRAEHFLHLRCEIATADVVEVFDTLCDHPLLRLASVMDHTPGQRQWHDREQWRRFQERNGKLTDEHVATALVELTVEQQRYADTHRREIVARCKRLGVPVASHDDTLIEHVEQAKAEGIVLAEFPTTRIAAQAAREHGISTIMGAPNIVRGGSHSGNVSALELAKADLLDILSSDYVPSSLMTAVFELVSKAGWTLPRAMATVSAEPARTAGLHDRGAIETDLQADFVRVTMLESLPVPRATYRAGVRIV, encoded by the coding sequence ATGTTGATCAGGAACGCTCGCATTGTGACGCGAGACGAAGTATTTACCGGTGTGATACGCATCGAAGACGGCGTGATTCGCGACGTCGAGCGTGGCACGACCTCGGCGCGCGAAGCGGAAGATTGGGACGGCGATTATCTGTTGCCAGGTCTGATCGAACTGCACACGGACAATCTCGAGAAACATCTGGCGCCGCGTCCGGGCGTGCTATGGAATACCGATGCCGCCTTCGTGATCCACGACGCCCAGGTGGCGGCGGCCGGCATCACCACGGTGTTCGATGCCCTCGCGATCGGTTCGCGCACGAACGTAGGCTTACGCGGCCGCGATCTGCAAACGCAATGCGCCGAATCGCTCACGCGCTTCTCCGAGCGCAAGCTGCTGCGAGCCGAACACTTTCTGCATCTGCGCTGCGAAATCGCCACCGCCGACGTGGTCGAAGTGTTCGACACGTTGTGCGACCATCCGTTGCTGCGGCTCGCCTCGGTGATGGATCACACACCCGGCCAGCGTCAGTGGCACGACCGCGAACAATGGCGCCGCTTCCAGGAGCGCAACGGCAAACTGACCGATGAACATGTGGCGACCGCGCTGGTCGAACTGACTGTCGAGCAGCAACGTTACGCCGACACGCACCGCCGCGAGATCGTGGCGCGTTGCAAGCGGCTCGGCGTTCCAGTGGCGAGCCATGACGACACGCTGATCGAGCACGTCGAACAGGCCAAGGCCGAAGGAATCGTACTGGCGGAATTTCCGACCACCCGCATCGCCGCCCAGGCGGCACGCGAGCACGGCATTTCGACCATCATGGGGGCGCCGAATATCGTGCGCGGCGGCTCGCATTCGGGCAATGTGTCGGCGCTCGAACTGGCGAAAGCCGACCTGCTCGATATCCTGTCCTCGGATTACGTGCCGTCCAGCTTGATGACGGCAGTGTTCGAACTCGTGAGCAAGGCCGGCTGGACCCTGCCGCGCGCCATGGCGACTGTCTCCGCCGAACCGGCCCGCACGGCGGGCTTGCATGACCGCGGGGCGATCGAAACGGATTTGCAAGCGGACTTCGTACGCGTCACGATGCTCGAGTCACTGCCGGTGCCGCGGGCAACGTATCGCGCGGGCGTGCGGATCGTTTGA
- the phnK gene encoding phosphonate C-P lyase system protein PhnK produces the protein MTPLLSARSLTKQFGGRNGCRNVSFDLYAGEVLCIVGESGSGKTTLLNALALKTEADSGSLHYTATHGEQLDLRALSEPRRRLLMRTEWGFVQQNPRDGLRSGVSAGANIGEPLMAVGARHYGDIRHTATRWMERVELDATRIDEFPAAFSGGMQQRLQIARNLVTGPRLVFMDEPTAGLDVSVQARLLDLLRTLTSTLHLSVLIVTHDIGVARLLAHRLMVMQGGEVVESGLTDQVLDDPQHPYTQTLVSSVLPV, from the coding sequence ATGACGCCGCTGTTGAGCGCCCGTTCGCTAACCAAACAATTTGGCGGCCGCAACGGCTGCAGGAACGTCAGCTTCGATCTGTATGCGGGCGAGGTGCTGTGCATCGTCGGCGAATCCGGCTCGGGCAAGACCACGCTGCTCAACGCTCTCGCCCTGAAAACCGAAGCCGATAGCGGCTCGCTCCACTACACGGCCACGCATGGCGAACAGCTCGATCTGCGCGCTTTGTCCGAACCGCGCCGGCGTCTGTTGATGCGCACCGAGTGGGGCTTCGTGCAGCAGAATCCGCGCGACGGATTGCGCAGCGGCGTCTCCGCCGGTGCGAATATCGGCGAGCCGTTGATGGCCGTCGGCGCGCGCCACTACGGCGATATCCGTCACACGGCAACCAGGTGGATGGAGCGCGTGGAACTCGACGCCACACGCATCGACGAATTTCCGGCGGCGTTTTCCGGCGGCATGCAGCAGCGTTTGCAGATCGCGCGCAATCTCGTCACCGGTCCGCGCCTCGTCTTCATGGACGAACCGACCGCCGGCCTCGACGTCTCGGTGCAGGCGCGCCTGCTCGATTTGCTGCGCACGCTGACGTCCACGCTGCATCTGTCGGTGCTGATCGTCACGCACGATATCGGCGTGGCGCGCCTGCTCGCACATCGCCTGATGGTCATGCAAGGCGGCGAAGTGGTCGAGTCCGGTCTGACGGACCAGGTGCTCGACGATCCGCAGCACCCGTACACGCAAACGCTGGTTTCCTCGGTTCTGCCGGTTTGA
- a CDS encoding lysylphosphatidylglycerol synthase transmembrane domain-containing protein, translating into MIRSHTRKAAVLVALAGIGLAAGAPFVLNSHTAFAGLRHVSLYVFAALAASAVISAMAKTGKLHLMQTALGFEISFLRTFAITLATDFAFLASPLGAAGYGVNIGLLQRAGASWSLATTVVSADQALDLAFFTTAVPVSLLFAFGPLMQLLPHASAPLVFAVVAGVGCLAGIFWLNRRRAAAALDATGRRVRWLDERRARVSRFCRSVGRQWRELIGGPKWRLAALLLLTTLQWLLRYGALWYILRELGYRLPLGFVLAVQAVALHAALWTGVPAGGGTGDIALAAAFASWVPRASIATALVLWRFATLYCPLILGAAGFVALATRGRSALPAAE; encoded by the coding sequence TTGATCAGATCTCATACGCGTAAAGCGGCAGTGTTGGTGGCGCTTGCCGGTATCGGCCTTGCCGCCGGCGCGCCTTTCGTTCTCAATTCGCACACGGCGTTCGCCGGGCTGCGTCATGTCTCCCTCTACGTGTTCGCCGCGCTTGCCGCGAGTGCCGTAATCAGCGCGATGGCAAAGACCGGCAAGCTGCATCTGATGCAGACCGCGCTTGGCTTTGAGATCAGTTTTCTGCGCACGTTCGCGATCACGCTGGCGACCGATTTTGCGTTTCTGGCTTCGCCGCTGGGCGCGGCGGGGTATGGCGTCAACATCGGCCTGCTGCAGCGCGCCGGGGCATCCTGGTCGCTCGCGACGACGGTGGTCAGTGCGGATCAGGCGCTCGATCTTGCGTTCTTCACAACCGCCGTGCCGGTCTCGCTCCTGTTCGCCTTCGGGCCGCTGATGCAGTTGCTACCGCATGCGAGCGCACCGCTCGTGTTCGCCGTAGTCGCCGGCGTTGGGTGTCTGGCCGGCATCTTCTGGTTGAATCGTCGACGCGCGGCGGCGGCGTTGGACGCAACGGGACGGCGTGTCCGGTGGCTGGATGAGCGTCGAGCGAGGGTGTCGCGCTTTTGCCGGAGCGTCGGCCGGCAATGGCGGGAACTGATCGGCGGCCCCAAGTGGCGCCTAGCCGCGCTGCTGTTGCTGACCACGCTGCAGTGGCTGCTTCGTTATGGCGCGCTTTGGTATATTTTGCGCGAACTCGGGTATCGTCTGCCCCTGGGTTTTGTGCTGGCCGTGCAGGCGGTAGCCCTGCATGCCGCGCTGTGGACCGGCGTGCCCGCAGGAGGAGGCACCGGCGACATCGCGCTCGCTGCCGCGTTCGCGAGCTGGGTACCCCGGGCGAGCATCGCAACCGCACTGGTGCTATGGCGTTTCGCGACGCTCTACTGTCCGTTGATACTCGGCGCGGCGGGTTTCGTCGCGCTTGCAACGCGAGGGCGCAGCGCGTTGCCGGCGGCTGAGTGA